One window of Microbacterium sp. Root61 genomic DNA carries:
- a CDS encoding thiolase family protein: protein MTSAVIVDAVRTASGRGKPGGALSGVHPVDLSAHVLRSVLERNGLESRQIDDVLWGTVSQVGDQSTNIARGAVLTAGFDETVPATTIDRQCGSSQQAAHFAAQGVIAGAYDIVIAGGVESMSRVPLGAAAAGGTPHSPGLRARYPEGLVGQGISAELIAAKWGFDREQLDTFAAESHRRAAQAMDDARFESSLLPVTVTDAEGDVHAHVRDETVRASTTVEGLSGLRPSFFDEAMAARYPQIPWAITPGNSSPLTDGASAVLIMSEERAAQLGLTPRARFHSFAVVGDDPLYMLTGPIPATHRILERSGLSFGDLDAYEVNEAFASVPLAWAAEFDADPERLNPWGGAIALGHALGSSGTRLLGTMLTYLEETGGRYGLQTMCEGGGMANATIIERL from the coding sequence ATGACCAGCGCCGTCATCGTCGATGCCGTTCGCACCGCGAGCGGTCGGGGCAAGCCGGGCGGCGCGCTGTCGGGTGTGCATCCGGTCGACCTGTCCGCTCACGTGCTGCGGTCCGTGCTCGAGCGCAACGGGCTGGAGTCGCGGCAGATCGACGACGTCTTGTGGGGCACGGTCAGCCAGGTCGGCGATCAGAGCACCAACATCGCGCGCGGCGCGGTGCTGACTGCCGGATTCGACGAGACGGTACCGGCCACGACGATCGACCGTCAATGCGGATCGAGCCAGCAGGCCGCGCACTTCGCCGCCCAGGGAGTGATCGCCGGCGCGTACGACATCGTCATCGCCGGCGGGGTGGAGTCCATGAGCAGGGTTCCGCTCGGGGCGGCCGCTGCCGGGGGCACGCCGCATTCGCCGGGTCTGCGCGCCCGCTACCCGGAGGGTCTCGTCGGACAGGGCATCTCGGCGGAGCTCATCGCCGCCAAATGGGGGTTCGACCGGGAACAGCTCGATACGTTCGCAGCCGAGTCGCATCGGCGCGCCGCGCAGGCGATGGATGACGCGCGGTTCGAATCGTCGCTCCTGCCGGTGACCGTGACGGATGCCGAGGGTGACGTCCACGCACACGTGCGCGACGAGACCGTGCGCGCATCGACGACCGTGGAAGGTCTCTCCGGCCTGCGTCCGTCGTTCTTCGACGAGGCGATGGCCGCGCGCTATCCACAGATCCCGTGGGCGATCACCCCGGGCAATTCGTCGCCGCTCACCGATGGTGCATCGGCCGTGCTCATCATGAGCGAAGAACGCGCGGCACAGCTCGGGCTCACGCCGCGTGCGCGGTTCCACAGTTTCGCCGTCGTCGGCGATGACCCGCTGTACATGCTGACCGGCCCGATCCCCGCAACGCACCGCATCCTGGAGCGCTCGGGGCTGTCGTTCGGAGATCTGGACGCCTACGAGGTGAACGAGGCGTTCGCGTCCGTCCCGCTCGCGTGGGCGGCAGAGTTCGACGCGGATCCCGAACGTCTCAACCCGTGGGGCGGCGCGATCGCGCTCGGGCATGCGCTCGGCTCCTCGGGCACGCGGCTCCTCGGCACAATGCTCACCTATCTCGAAGAGACCGGTGGCCGGTACGGGCTGCAGACCATGTGCGAAGGCGGCGGCATGGCCAACGCCACCATCATCGAGCGGCTCTGA
- a CDS encoding SDR family NAD(P)-dependent oxidoreductase: MKIDGAAALITGGASGLGLATAKRLARRGARVYLLDLPSSRGAEAAVEIGANAVFVAADVTDVGQVRAAVEIAAAGAPLRIVANCAGVATPGKLLGRDGPLPLEAFLRVLTINLGGTVNVAAQAAEAMAATEPVDGERGVIINTASVAAYEGQIGQIAYAASKAGVVGFTLPAARELARSLIRVVTIAPGLFQTPMMAGLPQEAQDSLAEKTPHPHRLGRPDEYAALAEHIVDNPMLNGETIRLDGAVRLEPR, from the coding sequence GTGAAGATCGACGGGGCAGCAGCCCTCATCACCGGAGGAGCCTCCGGGCTCGGCCTTGCCACCGCGAAGCGCCTCGCGCGACGCGGCGCCCGGGTCTACCTTCTGGACCTGCCGAGCTCTCGTGGCGCGGAGGCCGCAGTCGAGATCGGCGCGAACGCGGTGTTCGTGGCGGCGGACGTGACCGACGTCGGGCAGGTGCGTGCGGCGGTCGAGATCGCGGCCGCGGGGGCGCCGCTGCGCATCGTGGCGAATTGCGCCGGAGTCGCGACGCCGGGCAAGCTCCTCGGACGCGACGGCCCGCTGCCACTCGAGGCCTTCCTCCGGGTGCTGACGATCAATCTCGGCGGCACCGTCAACGTCGCGGCGCAGGCCGCCGAGGCGATGGCCGCAACCGAGCCCGTCGACGGTGAACGCGGTGTCATCATCAACACGGCCTCCGTCGCGGCGTACGAGGGTCAGATCGGGCAGATCGCCTACGCCGCATCGAAGGCCGGCGTGGTGGGGTTCACCCTCCCGGCAGCCCGCGAGCTGGCCCGCTCACTCATCAGGGTCGTCACCATCGCCCCGGGCCTCTTCCAGACCCCGATGATGGCCGGTCTGCCGCAGGAGGCTCAGGATTCCCTCGCGGAGAAGACGCCGCATCCGCATAGGCTTGGCCGGCCGGACGAGTATGCCGCACTCGCTGAGCACATCGTCGATAACCCCATGCTCAACGGTGAGACCATCCGTCTCGACGGCGCAGTCCGCCTTGAGCCCCGTTGA
- a CDS encoding SDR family oxidoreductase: MTTSEPRTLRGATILMSGGSRGIGLAIALRAARDGANIALLAKTAEPSAALSGTIHTAVEAIEQAGGRGLAIVGDVRSDSSIDEAVARTVERFGGIDIVVNNASALAPWSTADLQPKQYDLMQDINTRGTFMLTRAALPHLERSSRASVLTLSPPLNLASSYWLSRFPGYLISKYGMSLTTLAFAAEFADLDIRVNSLWPRTVIATDAVGNLLGGGETLQKARVPGIMADAAYCVLTSSDPSLTGRLLIDDDVLTDAGVTDFDQYAVAGPGAELEPDFFLEDPAESVAS, encoded by the coding sequence GTGACGACATCCGAGCCCCGTACGCTGCGAGGCGCCACCATCCTGATGTCCGGCGGAAGCAGGGGGATCGGCCTCGCCATCGCCCTGCGTGCGGCGCGTGACGGCGCGAACATCGCGCTCCTTGCGAAGACCGCTGAGCCGTCGGCCGCCCTTTCCGGAACGATTCACACCGCCGTCGAGGCGATCGAGCAGGCGGGCGGGCGAGGCCTCGCGATCGTCGGGGATGTGCGCTCCGACTCGTCGATCGACGAGGCCGTTGCGCGGACGGTGGAGCGGTTCGGCGGCATCGACATCGTGGTCAACAACGCCAGCGCGCTGGCGCCGTGGTCCACTGCCGATCTGCAGCCGAAACAGTACGACCTGATGCAGGACATCAACACGCGCGGCACCTTCATGCTGACGCGTGCCGCCCTGCCCCACCTCGAGCGCTCGTCGCGCGCGAGTGTCCTCACGCTGAGCCCGCCGCTGAATCTCGCATCGTCGTATTGGCTCTCGCGCTTCCCGGGCTATCTGATCTCCAAGTACGGCATGAGCCTGACCACCCTCGCCTTCGCGGCCGAGTTCGCCGACTTGGACATCCGGGTGAACTCGCTCTGGCCGCGCACCGTCATCGCGACGGACGCCGTCGGGAATCTGCTCGGTGGAGGCGAGACGCTGCAGAAGGCCCGCGTGCCGGGAATCATGGCGGACGCCGCCTACTGCGTGCTGACCTCTTCCGATCCGTCGTTGACGGGGCGGCTGCTCATCGATGATGACGTATTGACGGATGCCGGGGTCACTGACTTCGATCAGTACGCCGTTGCCGGGCCAGGGGCCGAGCTCGAGCCAGACTTCTTCCTGGAAGATCCGGCCGAGAGCGTGGCATCATGA
- a CDS encoding TetR/AcrR family transcriptional regulator, with product MAQPTTRVRPREAHAAARRDELIDLLIELFLRDGFAELSLDEMARHAKCSKTTLYAVGASKEQIILAVIRAFFRRATHGIGAALDPEAPAADRIVLYLTLISEALAPASPYFFADLDAYPPAREIYQHNTGVAAAYVQQLVIEAAGARSHVDAVFVGAVAGQVMNAIHRGEIQDTTGLDDSAAYRALASLIAAGVGARDGDEPEDASR from the coding sequence ATGGCACAGCCGACAACAAGGGTTCGACCCCGCGAAGCTCACGCAGCGGCGCGGCGGGACGAGCTCATCGATCTGCTCATCGAGCTCTTCCTCCGCGATGGCTTCGCCGAGCTCAGCCTCGATGAGATGGCACGGCACGCGAAGTGCTCGAAGACGACGCTCTATGCGGTGGGAGCGAGCAAAGAGCAGATCATCCTGGCGGTCATCCGCGCATTCTTCCGACGTGCGACGCATGGCATCGGCGCGGCGCTCGATCCCGAGGCGCCCGCGGCCGACCGGATCGTCCTCTACCTGACACTCATCTCGGAGGCGCTCGCCCCCGCATCCCCCTACTTCTTCGCCGACCTGGACGCCTATCCACCCGCACGCGAGATCTATCAGCACAACACCGGCGTCGCTGCCGCGTACGTTCAGCAGCTGGTCATCGAGGCCGCAGGCGCCCGCTCGCACGTCGACGCGGTCTTCGTCGGAGCCGTGGCCGGTCAAGTGATGAACGCCATCCATCGCGGCGAGATCCAGGACACTACCGGACTGGACGATTCGGCCGCCTACCGCGCGCTGGCGAGCCTGATCGCCGCCGGCGTCGGTGCACGGGATGGAGACGAGCCGGAGGACGCCTCGCGATGA
- a CDS encoding enoyl-CoA hydratase/isomerase family protein, producing the protein MTGTDEETRALASPLDVRREGRIVWLTLNRPESGNALDQPMAEALVDAARGIRASDEPCVVVIRATGRLFCAGGDVAAIAAAPDQGAYISTLAATVHDALLELRAADAVVVAAVQGAAAGGGLGVVLNADLVVASSGARFLSAYAAVGLSPDCGVSWLLPAIVGPRRAMELTLTARVLDASEAQEWGIVTAVTAEDDLDEHVQALAESLAAGSIAARTDTRNLINRPRQDYREHLSGEVDGLARRIRTDETRQRIAAFAARQNEKETAR; encoded by the coding sequence ATGACGGGAACCGACGAGGAGACGCGTGCACTCGCTTCTCCGCTGGATGTGCGGCGCGAAGGCCGGATCGTCTGGCTCACGCTGAATCGACCGGAGTCCGGCAACGCCCTCGATCAGCCGATGGCCGAGGCGCTCGTCGATGCCGCGCGTGGCATCCGTGCGTCCGACGAGCCCTGCGTCGTCGTGATCCGCGCCACCGGCAGGCTCTTCTGCGCCGGCGGCGATGTCGCAGCGATCGCGGCGGCGCCCGATCAGGGGGCCTACATCTCGACCCTGGCCGCAACGGTGCACGATGCGCTGCTGGAGTTGCGGGCCGCCGATGCTGTCGTCGTCGCGGCCGTGCAGGGCGCTGCAGCGGGCGGTGGTCTGGGGGTCGTCCTGAATGCCGACCTGGTCGTCGCATCCTCGGGGGCGCGTTTTCTGAGCGCGTATGCCGCTGTCGGACTCAGCCCGGACTGCGGTGTCTCCTGGCTTCTCCCCGCGATCGTCGGTCCCCGCAGGGCGATGGAGCTGACCCTCACTGCCCGCGTGCTCGACGCATCCGAGGCGCAGGAGTGGGGGATCGTGACCGCCGTGACCGCCGAGGACGACCTGGACGAGCACGTCCAGGCGCTCGCCGAGTCGTTGGCCGCCGGATCGATCGCTGCGCGCACCGATACCCGCAACCTGATCAACCGTCCGCGTCAGGACTACCGAGAGCATCTGTCGGGGGAAGTCGACGGTCTCGCCCGTCGGATCCGCACCGACGAGACCCGACAGCGCATCGCCGCGTTCGCGGCACGCCAGAACGAGAAGGAGACCGCACGGTGA